In Massilia sp. METH4, the genomic window GGATGCGCGGCTGCCGCGTACCGTTCAGGGAAGTGGCCGGCGGCATCGAGAAGATCGCGCTGCGCAGCACCGTCTGCAGCGTTTCCGTGATCAGGTGTTCCTGCCACACGCCCAGGTCGCCGCAAGCCCAGGCGTCGCCGATGGCTGCCGTCAGCGGCGCCATCAGGTCGATGACGAAATTGCGCAAGCCCATCACCAGCAGCGCCTGCGACAGCATGCGGCGCAGGCCCTCGCTGTCGGGGGCACGGCACAGGTCGATATAAAGTTGCAGATCGGTTTCCGCGCTGCGCGCGCGCGGCCGGTTGCCGGCGGCGGTTTTCTCGGCCAGCGCCTGCAATTCCTGCGCCGAAAAGCCGATGACCTTGCCGGGCCGGAAGCCCAGGTCGATCAGCCGCTTGACCAGGCGCAGCTTGTGCACCTGCTCGATCGGGTAAAGGCGCTCGCCGAACGGATCGCGCTCCGGCCGCGGGAACGCATAGCGCCGTTCCCAGACACGCAGCGTTTCCTTGGCCACGCCGGTAT contains:
- a CDS encoding MerR family transcriptional regulator; the encoded protein is MNNPMPFTPMPCTISDVERDTGVAKETLRVWERRYAFPRPERDPFGERLYPIEQVHKLRLVKRLIDLGFRPGKVIGFSAQELQALAEKTAAGNRPRARSAETDLQLYIDLCRAPDSEGLRRMLSQALLVMGLRNFVIDLMAPLTAAIGDAWACGDLGVWQEHLITETLQTVLRSAIFSMPPATSLNGTRQPRILLTTTPQERHGLGLLMSEALMVAEGACCYSLGPQTPLPDIVDAAAALQVDVVTLSFSTSMNTRHVLDALKELRARLPEPVALWAGGGNPALRRRSPPYVQVLTLPDVGRALADWRRAQRTINVA